One region of Oscillatoria salina IIICB1 genomic DNA includes:
- a CDS encoding DUF1361 domain-containing protein produces MSKLIIWIETALKVLNQGTRRIIWNSFLAFIPLILSLWLFRLSNRRTSLWWAILVIFLAFLPNAPYVLTDTIHVIEAARHGYSVWIITLVLIPQYFIFILAGFEAYVLSLMNVGYYLHKQGLRKYIFPTELTLHALSAIGIYLGRFKRFNSWDFITQPDELAMSVVNDLTAKQPIFVMFITFIILTVLYWLVKQVTLSVIFRIRYAKTLQQQLLNE; encoded by the coding sequence TCATCTGGATTGAAACAGCTTTAAAAGTATTAAACCAAGGTACTCGGCGAATTATTTGGAACTCATTTTTAGCCTTTATCCCCCTAATTTTAAGCCTTTGGTTATTTCGCTTATCCAATCGTCGAACTTCGCTTTGGTGGGCAATTTTAGTAATTTTTCTCGCCTTTTTACCCAACGCTCCCTATGTCTTAACCGACACAATTCACGTCATCGAAGCAGCGCGTCACGGCTACTCAGTTTGGATAATCACCTTAGTCTTAATTCCCCAATATTTTATCTTTATTCTCGCCGGATTTGAAGCTTATGTACTCTCATTAATGAATGTAGGTTATTACTTGCACAAGCAAGGATTGAGAAAATACATTTTCCCCACAGAATTAACCTTACACGCATTAAGTGCAATCGGCATTTATTTAGGACGTTTCAAACGCTTTAATAGCTGGGACTTTATTACTCAGCCCGACGAATTAGCCATGAGTGTAGTCAATGACTTAACAGCGAAACAACCAATTTTTGTCATGTTTATCACTTTTATCATTCTCACAGTTTTATACTGGTTAGTGAAGCAAGTTACCCTGAGCGTTATTTTCCGCATTCGCTACGCCAAAACTCTTCAACAACAGCTATTAAACGAATGA